A single window of Methanomicrobia archaeon DNA harbors:
- a CDS encoding small nuclear ribonucleoprotein (Enables 3` processing of polyadenylated mRNAs and tRNA precursors), whose amino-acid sequence MVNKPKPLDVLNKALKSPVIVRIRGGREFRGLLEGYDLHMNLVLSDAEELGGDDTVKSFAGEILMRGDNVVYISPTVQSEMEKSEEKGKGKDAGEKEPW is encoded by the coding sequence ATGGTGAATAAGCCAAAGCCGTTGGACGTGTTGAACAAAGCGCTGAAGTCCCCGGTCATCGTGCGGATCAGAGGTGGCCGGGAATTTCGAGGGCTGCTGGAGGGCTACGACCTCCATATGAATCTGGTTCTGAGCGATGCGGAGGAACTGGGCGGCGACGATACGGTCAAGAGTTTTGCGGGCGAGATACTGATGCGCGGTGACAACGTGGTGTATATCTCACCAACAGTGCAGTCGGAGATGGAGAAGAGCGAAGAGAAAGGCAAAGGTAAGGATGCAGGAGAGAAGGAGCCATGGTAA
- a CDS encoding translation initiation factor IF-2 subunit beta encodes MEDYVMLLDRALQHLPSTRTSDERFVIPPLKVFVEGKTTIFDNFDVVCNYIRREQEHVIKFLLNELGTAGKILGDRVVFQGRFTREELERQIQRYMDEYVLCWECNKPDTHFEKQDRIWVLKCDACGAIRPIIKRRGGKKS; translated from the coding sequence ATGGAAGATTATGTTATGCTTCTGGATCGTGCATTGCAGCACTTACCGAGCACGAGGACCAGCGATGAGCGATTTGTTATTCCGCCGCTCAAGGTCTTTGTAGAGGGCAAGACCACGATCTTTGACAATTTCGATGTGGTCTGTAATTACATCCGCCGTGAGCAGGAGCACGTGATAAAATTCCTGCTCAACGAGCTTGGAACTGCGGGCAAGATCCTGGGTGACCGGGTGGTGTTCCAGGGCAGATTCACGCGCGAGGAGTTAGAGCGCCAGATTCAGCGCTATATGGATGAATACGTACTCTGCTGGGAATGCAATAAGCCTGATACGCACTTCGAGAAGCAGGACCGCATCTGGGTGCTGAAGTGCGATGCCTGTGGTGCGATCCGCCCGATCATAAAGCGCCGCGGCGGTAAGAAGAGTTAA
- a CDS encoding DUF763 domain-containing protein encodes MRRLGAVDLPLHGGKAPPWLLVRMKRLARAIFELIVDEYGVHGAIQRLADPLWFQSLSCALAYDWHSSGTTTVVCGVLKSVIEPEEFGFGVAGGKGKRSRSTLADIDALGNTFNLSEATLTELKYASRISAKVDNACLQDGYQLYHHAMFVTERGEWAVIQQGMNPSDRYARRYHWLSSSLKEYVEEPHQGIVGSHCQTVLDLTARASRGCRATSVDLVKTEPRELERMYRDLSAQSRRLPEHQTTLAAFDIVPDAGRTCELTAGDGLIIRLPARVNWDALRAAYDLQPSNYEQFLSIAGIGPATVRALALVSELIYGEHASWCDPVKYSFAFGGKDGVPYPVDRRTMDETTELLRTAMKRANVKPTAAFTSRN; translated from the coding sequence TTGAGGAGGCTGGGCGCGGTCGATTTACCGCTGCACGGTGGCAAAGCTCCACCGTGGCTGCTCGTACGCATGAAGCGGTTAGCCCGTGCGATCTTCGAGCTGATCGTGGATGAATACGGTGTGCACGGTGCGATCCAGCGCCTGGCCGACCCGTTGTGGTTTCAGTCTCTCTCCTGCGCGCTCGCTTACGACTGGCACAGCAGCGGGACGACGACCGTGGTGTGCGGTGTTTTGAAATCGGTGATCGAGCCCGAAGAGTTCGGCTTCGGCGTTGCTGGCGGCAAGGGCAAGAGATCGAGATCGACTCTCGCTGATATCGACGCGCTCGGGAACACCTTCAACCTCAGCGAGGCGACCCTCACCGAATTGAAATACGCAAGCCGCATCTCAGCGAAGGTCGATAATGCCTGCCTGCAGGATGGGTATCAGCTCTATCATCACGCCATGTTCGTTACAGAGCGCGGTGAGTGGGCAGTTATCCAGCAGGGCATGAACCCCAGCGATCGGTACGCGCGACGGTACCACTGGCTCTCGTCCTCCCTGAAGGAGTACGTCGAGGAGCCACATCAGGGCATCGTCGGTTCGCACTGTCAAACGGTCCTGGATCTCACGGCGCGCGCGAGCAGAGGCTGCCGCGCAACCTCCGTGGACCTCGTCAAGACCGAGCCGCGCGAGCTGGAGCGCATGTATCGTGATCTAAGCGCGCAGAGCAGGCGGCTACCTGAGCATCAGACCACACTCGCCGCATTCGACATCGTCCCCGATGCAGGGCGCACCTGCGAGCTGACCGCAGGCGACGGGCTTATAATCCGCTTGCCAGCTCGCGTTAACTGGGATGCGCTTCGTGCGGCGTACGACCTGCAGCCGTCGAATTACGAGCAGTTCCTCAGTATCGCGGGCATCGGGCCGGCGACCGTCCGCGCCTTAGCGCTCGTCTCCGAGCTCATCTACGGCGAGCACGCAAGCTGGTGCGATCCCGTGAAGTACTCGTTCGCGTTCGGCGGCAAGGACGGTGTACCGTACCCGGTAGACCGGAGAACGATGGACGAAACGACCGAGCTGTTACGGACCGCGATGAAGAGGGCGAACGTGAAACCAACCGCTGCGTTCACCTCACGTAACTGA
- a CDS encoding 50S ribosomal protein L37e yields the protein MVKGTASQGKRQKRSHIMCRRCGSVAFSVHAKYCVACGFGRSTKMRREYGWKERKP from the coding sequence ATGGTAAAGGGCACCGCGTCACAGGGTAAACGGCAGAAGCGGTCACACATTATGTGCCGTCGCTGCGGGAGCGTTGCGTTCAGCGTGCACGCGAAGTACTGCGTGGCCTGCGGGTTTGGCCGTTCGACGAAGATGCGCAGGGAGTACGGGTGGAAGGAGCGCAAGCCGTAG
- a CDS encoding 50S ribosomal protein L15e: MAKSFYRYIGEAWKRPKESYVQEFRKERLMDWRKEPAVVRLAHPTRLDRARSLGYKAKHGIIVVRAKVRRGGRRKQRPVHGRKSKGLGVHRITPAKSLQRIAEERTARKYPNMEVLNSYWVAEDGKRKWFEIILVEPAHPEIKADKDLNWICGPSHRRRVFRGKTSAGKKGRT; encoded by the coding sequence ATGGCGAAATCGTTTTATCGCTACATCGGCGAGGCATGGAAGCGGCCAAAGGAGTCCTACGTTCAGGAGTTCCGGAAGGAACGATTGATGGACTGGCGGAAGGAGCCTGCAGTTGTTCGGCTCGCGCATCCGACGAGGCTGGATCGTGCCCGATCGCTGGGCTACAAGGCGAAACACGGGATCATTGTCGTGCGCGCCAAGGTACGGCGGGGCGGTCGGCGGAAACAGCGGCCCGTACACGGCAGGAAATCCAAGGGGCTGGGTGTGCACCGGATAACGCCCGCCAAGAGCTTGCAGCGGATCGCCGAGGAGCGCACCGCACGGAAGTACCCCAATATGGAGGTGCTGAATTCGTACTGGGTGGCCGAGGATGGCAAGCGGAAATGGTTTGAGATCATCCTCGTCGAGCCTGCTCATCCCGAGATTAAAGCTGATAAGGATTTGAATTGGATCTGTGGCCCGTCGCACCGGCGGCGAGTGTTCCGAGGCAAGACCTCAGCAGGGAAGAAGGGAAGGACCTGA